In Gemmatimonadaceae bacterium, the following proteins share a genomic window:
- a CDS encoding T9SS type A sorting domain-containing protein, with protein MKHLWVALIVLALGAFMPGDLSAQGISPQSGRVRGPGLELGQNFPNPVVESTRIPFTVGDGAGCSDSGRLHRVSLQIYNVLAQPIAVPVLQGGTGNVAGGELIDGLLLTCNQYIAFWDGKDTRSQQDVGSGVYLYRLEVDGRPVTKKMLVSK; from the coding sequence ATGAAACACCTGTGGGTAGCACTGATTGTGCTTGCCCTCGGCGCATTCATGCCAGGTGATCTGTCGGCTCAGGGAATTTCACCCCAGTCCGGCAGAGTACGTGGCCCCGGATTGGAGCTCGGCCAGAATTTTCCGAATCCAGTCGTTGAAAGTACCAGAATTCCGTTCACCGTTGGCGATGGTGCCGGCTGTTCGGATTCCGGAAGATTGCATCGCGTTAGCCTGCAGATCTACAATGTTCTTGCGCAGCCGATTGCTGTGCCGGTTCTGCAGGGCGGAACGGGGAATGTCGCTGGTGGAGAGCTGATCGACGGTTTGTTGTTGACATGTAACCAGTACATCGCTTTCTGGGATGGTAAGGACACCAGAAGCCAGCAGGATGTAGGATCGGGCGTCTATCTGTATCGGTTGGAAGTTGATGGCAGGCCGGTAACCAAGAAGATGCTCGTGTCGAAATAG
- the selB gene encoding selenocysteine-specific translation elongation factor, giving the protein MILGTAGHIDHGKTTLVKALTGVDTDRLPEEKKRGITIDLGFAPLVLDDAGTIGIVDVPGHEGFIRTMLAGASGIDIGLLVIAADEGVMPQTREHLDILSLLKIQQVIVALAKSDLADTEWLGLVRDEVDSLLEPTAYGGSRVIPVSARTGEGLAELRSAISAAAAMVSPRNVETDLFRMPVDRVFSVRGTGTVVTGTIWSGSVARESMVTLYPGSRQLRVRAVETHGAAITSARAGERTALALAGCDVSEVGRGSVLVGDPAWVETSEIDAELEIHASAPRITSRTRLRFHLGTSDVGCRVAGRGASDPADALGARSRIVLEHPVIARGGDHFVLRYPSPPATIGGGTVLDPYPPRRRRSSGGGARRQLPDGDAVVHSQLDRMLAASGLAGVRYSSLPIRLGLPAAETAAHCAAARCYIVNGRSYAGSVIDQTANAVVQNISAHAANFTLEPGVSLQTLRAAFRAEPAVIDAVLNRLVGEGKIELDGGFARPAGWKPELNADEQRISDSIVQAIRDQPNEPPGVHELSEKFGPRTGTLLRKLDRDGVLKRVSDDRYYSSEAVTGIVGLVRAALVPGRLYSPAELRDVVGVSRKYLIPLLEFFDRTGVTERAMAGRRILPPRRPVAAEK; this is encoded by the coding sequence ATGATTCTGGGTACTGCAGGGCACATCGATCACGGAAAGACGACGCTTGTGAAGGCTCTCACTGGTGTCGATACCGACCGCCTGCCGGAGGAGAAGAAGCGCGGCATTACCATCGATCTCGGTTTCGCGCCTCTGGTACTCGATGACGCTGGAACGATCGGCATCGTCGATGTGCCGGGCCATGAGGGATTCATCCGCACCATGCTTGCGGGAGCGAGCGGCATTGACATCGGCCTTCTGGTAATTGCTGCCGACGAAGGCGTGATGCCGCAGACTCGCGAGCATCTCGACATCCTCTCACTGTTGAAGATTCAGCAGGTGATCGTGGCCCTGGCAAAGTCCGACCTGGCCGACACCGAGTGGCTGGGACTTGTCCGCGATGAGGTTGATTCTCTTCTCGAGCCGACAGCCTACGGGGGCAGTCGCGTCATACCTGTGTCGGCTCGCACAGGCGAGGGCCTGGCGGAGCTTCGGAGCGCCATCTCGGCCGCTGCTGCAATGGTATCTCCCCGCAATGTCGAAACCGATCTGTTTCGCATGCCGGTTGATCGTGTGTTCTCGGTCAGGGGAACCGGAACCGTGGTAACGGGAACAATCTGGAGTGGTTCAGTCGCGCGTGAATCGATGGTGACACTTTATCCCGGCAGTCGGCAATTGCGCGTTCGCGCGGTGGAAACGCACGGAGCCGCCATCACGTCCGCCCGTGCTGGAGAACGAACCGCGCTCGCCCTCGCGGGGTGCGACGTCTCCGAGGTAGGCCGGGGGAGCGTGCTGGTTGGCGACCCGGCCTGGGTTGAGACCAGCGAGATCGATGCTGAGCTTGAGATCCATGCGAGTGCGCCGAGAATAACGTCCCGAACGCGGCTTCGGTTCCATCTGGGGACCTCTGACGTCGGCTGTCGAGTCGCCGGCCGGGGAGCTTCTGACCCGGCGGATGCCCTGGGCGCGCGCTCACGTATCGTGCTCGAGCATCCGGTGATCGCACGTGGCGGTGACCACTTCGTGCTGCGGTATCCATCTCCCCCTGCCACGATCGGCGGCGGAACGGTGCTAGATCCATATCCACCGAGAAGGCGGCGGTCGAGCGGCGGCGGGGCGCGCCGGCAACTCCCGGATGGCGACGCCGTGGTTCACTCGCAACTGGATCGGATGCTCGCGGCCTCAGGCCTGGCCGGGGTGCGATATTCGTCTCTGCCCATCCGCCTCGGCCTGCCGGCCGCGGAGACAGCAGCACACTGTGCTGCGGCACGATGCTACATCGTCAACGGGCGGTCATATGCGGGTTCTGTGATCGACCAGACGGCCAATGCGGTCGTGCAGAATATTTCAGCACACGCAGCAAACTTTACGCTCGAACCCGGTGTCTCACTTCAGACGCTTCGAGCTGCTTTCAGAGCCGAACCCGCGGTTATCGATGCGGTATTGAATCGTCTTGTGGGTGAGGGGAAGATTGAGCTGGATGGGGGATTTGCACGGCCCGCCGGCTGGAAGCCGGAGCTCAATGCAGATGAACAAAGGATCAGCGATTCGATCGTGCAGGCGATTCGCGATCAACCAAATGAGCCGCCAGGTGTACATGAACTGAGCGAAAAGTTTGGACCTCGGACGGGCACGTTGCTGCGAAAGCTCGACCGGGATGGTGTTCTGAAACGCGTTTCGGACGACCGGTATTATTCGAGCGAGGCTGTCACGGGAATCGTCGGGCTGGTACGGGCGGCGCTGGTGCCAGGCAGGTTGTACAGTCCGGCGGAGTTGAGGGATGTTGTTGGCGTGTCGAGGAAATACCTGATTCCGCTGCTCGAGTTTTTCGACAGGACAGGAGTGACGGAAAGGGCGATGGCGGGACGGCGGATTCTGCCGCCGCGAAGGCCAGTAGCGGCAGAAAAGTGA
- a CDS encoding iron ABC transporter permease: MSHHMWHWWIMIAALIVLSVVAVGTGAVSIPPLEVLQAVRGVGDEGVVSIVRNLRLPRVILAALVGAALGMSGGALQGTLRNGLAEPYLLGVSGGAAVGAVIAFAGGATAGGIVAIAAFAGASAAVLLALLVARAAGRGGHGDPRTLLMAGVVIGAFANAVIMIALANAPPNTIRGALWWMMGSVADGSWATVGWLTAYVAAGGFALIYWAREIDVLALGDESAAALGVNVESAARRMYLLSAVLAAATVAAAGLIGFVGLVVPHIVRAAGIRHHRPLLIASALVGATLVTGADLVARTVRPPGELPLGAVTAILGVPFFLAQLRRAA, encoded by the coding sequence ATGTCGCACCACATGTGGCATTGGTGGATAATGATAGCCGCTCTCATCGTGCTCTCCGTTGTCGCCGTCGGGACCGGCGCTGTGTCGATCCCTCCGCTGGAAGTGCTGCAAGCAGTACGTGGCGTTGGTGATGAGGGTGTGGTTTCCATTGTTCGCAACCTGAGACTGCCGCGCGTGATCCTCGCCGCCCTCGTCGGTGCCGCACTCGGGATGAGCGGCGGTGCATTGCAAGGCACGCTTCGCAACGGGCTCGCGGAACCCTACCTGCTCGGTGTTTCGGGGGGCGCAGCGGTTGGAGCCGTGATCGCGTTCGCTGGGGGAGCTACTGCAGGCGGCATCGTCGCGATCGCGGCCTTCGCCGGCGCCTCCGCGGCAGTGCTGCTGGCCTTGCTGGTCGCTCGCGCCGCCGGCCGCGGCGGGCACGGCGATCCTCGCACGCTGCTAATGGCGGGTGTCGTCATTGGCGCGTTTGCAAACGCCGTGATCATGATCGCACTGGCAAATGCGCCGCCGAACACTATCCGCGGCGCGCTCTGGTGGATGATGGGCTCCGTGGCCGACGGCTCGTGGGCCACTGTCGGGTGGTTAACTGCATATGTGGCCGCAGGCGGCTTTGCTCTGATTTACTGGGCACGGGAAATCGACGTGCTGGCACTCGGCGACGAGTCAGCGGCGGCACTTGGCGTGAACGTGGAGTCTGCGGCCCGACGCATGTATCTGTTGAGCGCGGTGCTGGCAGCGGCGACGGTTGCCGCAGCGGGACTTATCGGATTCGTTGGCCTTGTCGTGCCCCACATCGTGCGGGCTGCGGGAATCCGTCACCACCGGCCGCTGCTGATTGCATCGGCGCTCGTGGGAGCAACACTCGTTACGGGAGCCGACCTTGTGGCGCGCACCGTTCGACCGCCGGGGGAGCTACCTCTTGGAGCAGTGACAGCGATACTGGGTGTCCCGTTTTTTCTTGCGCAGCTGAGACGCGCCGCATGA
- a CDS encoding helical backbone metal receptor, with amino-acid sequence MAFEVSTQDALTLQAFSSMENAFLFWCRQFALAVIILAACAPSREPQPSAQSDDFGDPISFVGRPSRIVSLNPATTDLLFALGAGGRLVGRTHWDLYPDSAKFVPDLGSGLRPNIEAVLGAKPDLVVLYASQDNRNAATQFRAAGVNTISLKIDHIADFHRASVLLGRIIGDSIRGQVVSDSVARTIDRVANVTKALKKPRVFWHIWDAPLITIAAGSYLHELIVIAGGENVYAELPDPSPTVSIEDVLRRNPDYFITGPEGAMKIRRDARWAAAPAVRAGRILIADTILVGRPSVRLGEAAVSLAALLHPGAFR; translated from the coding sequence GTGGCGTTCGAGGTGTCCACTCAGGATGCGTTGACGTTGCAGGCGTTCTCTTCCATGGAGAACGCTTTTTTGTTTTGGTGCCGTCAGTTCGCTCTTGCTGTGATTATTCTGGCTGCCTGCGCGCCTTCCCGTGAGCCACAGCCATCGGCGCAGTCGGACGATTTTGGCGATCCAATCAGCTTTGTGGGACGCCCGTCGCGAATCGTCTCCCTGAACCCGGCTACCACCGACCTGCTGTTCGCGCTTGGCGCAGGCGGCCGCCTGGTGGGCCGCACCCACTGGGACCTCTATCCCGACTCGGCGAAATTCGTCCCGGACCTGGGGTCCGGCCTGAGGCCGAACATCGAGGCCGTCCTGGGCGCCAAACCCGACCTGGTAGTGCTTTACGCAAGCCAGGACAATCGAAACGCCGCAACGCAGTTTCGCGCTGCCGGCGTCAACACCATCTCACTGAAAATCGACCACATTGCCGACTTTCATCGCGCCTCGGTGCTGCTTGGACGCATCATCGGCGACAGCATTCGCGGGCAGGTGGTTTCGGATTCAGTGGCACGGACCATTGACCGCGTCGCCAACGTGACGAAGGCGCTGAAAAAGCCTCGTGTGTTCTGGCACATATGGGACGCGCCGCTGATCACGATCGCGGCCGGCAGCTATCTGCATGAGCTGATTGTCATCGCCGGCGGCGAAAACGTCTATGCGGAGCTGCCCGATCCCTCCCCGACGGTTTCGATCGAAGACGTACTCCGGCGCAATCCTGATTATTTCATCACTGGGCCGGAGGGCGCGATGAAGATTCGCCGAGATGCGCGGTGGGCGGCCGCACCGGCGGTTAGGGCCGGGCGGATTCTCATCGCCGATACCATTCTCGTGGGGCGCCCGTCGGTGAGACTCGGAGAGGCGGCGGTGTCGCTCGCCGCATTGCTGCATCCGGGCGCGTTTCGGTGA
- a CDS encoding TonB-dependent receptor has translation MPASSNNQHLVHRRGFAVSIAAVAGLSMSAPAIAIAQRADTTRLDTVVVSATKTPTTRAAATQAITVISGDELRARGVARVSDALREVPGASIVQNGSFGSVSTLFLRGGESRYTKILIDGVAVNAPGGFFDLSHLTTDNIERIEVVRGPAGVVYGADAVSGVVQIFTRQGRGPASLSASVRAGTYGTIDGGIDVSGAAGSARYALGAAQHVTDGIIPFNNQYYNGTLSASAGFAPKPSTELSTSARYTTAEFHYPTDFTGAPVDSNAYRVQHRLTVGADASTRISPLVTARVLLGSNDVSDLTEDIAIPFGAPANDPVQVHSAFQSRNYRRSAEGRFLFQLPYSTTVNIGAEYMRERESSGNSEGPVGAPTVQTSSFIAQRSNRAAYAELLGQFTSRTSYVLSARLDDNSDYDAVTTYRVGGSLALAPSTRVRGSLSTAFNAPAFNQLLPTLFTSGNPGLDPERTRSYEIGVEQSFLSGAVRFTADYFNQHFSDLIQFVAGGPPTFLGSYANLTGAESNGYDVEVAITPDADFSATASYTQASPKVTELSEAYAGDLSVGQALLRRATHTGSAVVRYRKTGIGSLSATATYVGSRPDIDFSEFPSPVVTLPAYTKTDVAGSFDVLRRRNGSGLALTVRAENLFDKKYEDVLHFQAPGRVILIGARFGGTQ, from the coding sequence ATGCCAGCAAGCAGCAACAACCAGCACCTGGTTCACAGACGCGGTTTCGCAGTATCAATTGCCGCTGTCGCGGGCCTCTCGATGAGTGCACCAGCGATTGCCATCGCCCAGAGGGCCGATACCACGAGGCTGGATACCGTTGTGGTGTCGGCCACCAAGACTCCCACCACGCGCGCTGCCGCGACACAGGCGATTACTGTGATTTCCGGCGATGAGCTTCGTGCCCGCGGTGTCGCTCGTGTGTCGGACGCACTGCGCGAGGTGCCTGGTGCATCAATCGTTCAGAACGGGTCGTTCGGCTCCGTGAGTACGCTGTTCCTGCGGGGTGGCGAGAGCCGCTATACGAAGATTCTCATCGACGGCGTTGCGGTCAACGCACCGGGCGGTTTCTTCGATCTAAGTCACCTCACAACCGATAACATCGAGCGTATCGAAGTTGTGCGCGGGCCCGCGGGCGTAGTTTACGGGGCCGATGCAGTGTCGGGCGTGGTTCAGATTTTCACACGGCAGGGGCGTGGCCCGGCTTCACTGAGTGCTTCCGTACGAGCCGGCACCTATGGAACCATCGACGGTGGCATAGACGTGAGCGGAGCGGCCGGCAGCGCGCGTTATGCACTAGGCGCGGCTCAACACGTTACCGATGGCATCATTCCATTCAACAATCAATACTACAACGGGACACTTAGCGCCTCAGCTGGCTTCGCGCCGAAACCATCGACGGAACTGTCTACCTCGGCGCGGTACACTACTGCCGAGTTTCACTATCCAACCGACTTCACCGGCGCGCCAGTCGACTCGAATGCCTACCGCGTTCAGCACCGGCTTACGGTTGGTGCCGATGCGTCCACGCGGATCTCGCCGTTGGTGACGGCCCGCGTCCTGCTCGGCAGCAACGACGTCTCCGACCTTACCGAAGACATCGCCATCCCATTTGGCGCTCCGGCAAACGATCCGGTGCAGGTCCACTCGGCATTCCAGTCGCGGAACTACAGACGCTCGGCGGAGGGTCGATTCCTGTTCCAGCTTCCTTACTCGACGACGGTCAACATTGGCGCTGAGTACATGCGGGAACGAGAATCGAGCGGTAACAGCGAAGGCCCTGTTGGAGCGCCGACGGTGCAGACGTCGAGCTTCATTGCACAACGGAGCAACCGCGCGGCGTACGCCGAGCTGCTTGGACAATTCACATCGCGCACTTCGTACGTGCTTTCTGCCCGTCTCGACGACAACTCCGATTACGACGCTGTGACGACCTACCGTGTCGGCGGCAGTCTGGCTCTGGCGCCGTCCACCCGTGTTCGTGGATCGCTGAGCACTGCGTTCAACGCTCCGGCTTTCAATCAGCTTCTTCCCACGCTTTTCACGTCGGGGAACCCCGGCCTCGATCCCGAGCGCACACGCAGCTATGAAATCGGTGTCGAGCAGAGTTTCCTCAGCGGAGCTGTTCGCTTCACAGCCGACTATTTCAACCAGCACTTCAGCGACCTCATTCAGTTCGTAGCTGGAGGCCCGCCAACGTTCCTGGGCAGCTACGCGAATCTCACAGGCGCGGAATCGAACGGCTACGATGTCGAAGTCGCCATCACGCCCGATGCGGATTTCTCCGCGACGGCGAGCTACACACAGGCTTCTCCGAAAGTAACTGAGCTCTCTGAGGCATACGCCGGCGACCTGAGCGTTGGCCAGGCACTCCTGCGTCGCGCGACTCATACAGGCTCAGCGGTGGTCCGATATCGTAAAACAGGCATCGGCTCGCTTTCGGCGACGGCGACCTATGTCGGCAGCCGTCCGGACATCGACTTCAGCGAGTTTCCGTCACCGGTGGTGACTCTGCCAGCCTACACGAAGACCGATGTCGCTGGCAGCTTCGATGTGCTTCGCCGCAGAAACGGTTCCGGCCTGGCGCTCACCGTTCGCGCGGAAAATCTGTTCGATAAGAAATACGAGGACGTGCTGCACTTTCAAGCGCCCGGCCGGGTGATTCTCATTGGCGCACGGTTCGGCGGTACTCAATAG
- a CDS encoding bifunctional nuclease family protein, with product MQLVEVEVMRLGLDRSNNSYVVILREKDGERLLPIWIGQPEAESIVVEMSKLRRERPLTHDLCKTLITGLGGTLRRIQITRVENRTYYAELQIRREGSTINIDARPSDSIAIALRCAAPIFAQESLLRAMLFEDAETAAQMADEPESDSAGSEPSDEMTPEQLKAYLENLRPEDFGKFSL from the coding sequence ATGCAGCTCGTTGAAGTCGAAGTGATGCGGCTGGGCCTCGACCGCTCCAATAATTCCTACGTCGTCATCCTCCGCGAAAAGGATGGCGAGCGTCTTCTGCCGATTTGGATCGGGCAGCCCGAAGCGGAGTCCATCGTCGTCGAAATGAGCAAGCTGCGACGCGAGCGCCCGCTAACCCACGATCTCTGCAAAACACTAATCACGGGTCTTGGCGGAACACTGCGGCGGATTCAGATCACCAGAGTTGAGAATCGGACTTATTACGCCGAGCTGCAGATCAGGCGGGAGGGTTCGACGATCAACATCGACGCGCGGCCATCTGATAGTATCGCGATCGCTCTCCGCTGCGCTGCCCCGATCTTTGCCCAGGAATCGCTCTTGCGCGCGATGCTTTTCGAGGACGCAGAGACGGCAGCTCAGATGGCCGATGAACCGGAATCTGACAGTGCGGGCTCCGAACCGTCCGATGAAATGACCCCCGAGCAGCTCAAGGCTTATCTGGAAAATCTGCGCCCCGAGGACTTTGGGAAATTCAGTCTGTAG
- the recO gene encoding DNA repair protein RecO, translating to MQPLVTESIVLHTFHYLETSLIIRLMTREAGIQSVLARGARNSKKRFGGALDLFAQGAAEIHMRPNRELQALTGLDVTRARPRLATDVGRFTAGSMIAELALRSSSDEPSPALFNAVEESLDRIVDAEGSTIVESALSGAWLIVASLGFSPSLDGCANCDSVFKRDAAVGFSHAAGGALCARCRLSAAGSRLLPSSARDAIRLWVGGGRVTGLPALEAKAHQRLLREFVGEHVSGDRELRAFKVWEEGSWSAS from the coding sequence ATGCAACCGCTGGTGACGGAATCGATAGTTCTGCACACGTTCCACTATCTCGAAACGTCGCTGATAATTCGGCTCATGACACGCGAGGCCGGTATTCAATCGGTGCTGGCCCGCGGCGCGCGCAACTCCAAAAAAAGATTTGGCGGAGCGCTCGATCTTTTCGCTCAGGGCGCAGCCGAGATTCACATGCGCCCCAACAGGGAGCTGCAGGCGCTGACGGGGTTGGATGTAACGCGCGCGAGGCCCCGCCTCGCGACTGACGTCGGGAGATTCACCGCTGGCTCGATGATCGCCGAGCTGGCGCTCCGCTCCTCCAGTGACGAGCCGTCGCCAGCGCTGTTCAATGCCGTTGAGGAAAGCCTCGACCGGATAGTGGATGCAGAGGGGAGTACGATTGTCGAGTCCGCGCTGTCCGGTGCCTGGCTGATTGTCGCTTCGCTGGGCTTCAGCCCCTCTCTCGATGGCTGCGCCAACTGCGATTCCGTTTTCAAACGTGACGCTGCTGTTGGCTTCTCACATGCCGCCGGTGGTGCGCTCTGCGCCCGGTGCCGGCTGAGCGCTGCCGGCAGCCGCCTGCTGCCATCATCGGCGCGTGATGCAATCAGGTTGTGGGTGGGAGGGGGAAGGGTAACCGGTCTTCCGGCATTGGAAGCCAAAGCGCATCAGCGGCTGTTACGCGAATTTGTCGGTGAGCATGTGAGCGGCGATCGCGAGCTTCGCGCTTTCAAGGTGTGGGAGGAGGGAAGCTGGAGCGCGTCGTGA
- a CDS encoding ABC transporter ATP-binding protein, translating into MIAFEGIAVRYHGAGVRALDNVTFRAPAGEVTAVTGPNGSGKSTLVRALLRRQSLEEGRITIDGRDHASMSAVEMARAVAVAPQRENPAFPMRVDEYVALARYPHLGLWQTAGLSDAVKVTDAIARAGLEEFAGRRTDALSGGEWQRVRIARALAQGGRALVLDEPTTFLDLSHEMSLFELLDGLASDGMTVLLISHQLNLVARFARNVILLHHGRVVASGSPADVMQAPLLEKVYEWPLVVSRDPAVGAPSLIPLRRKAPVSHSAPSSTPNTLT; encoded by the coding sequence ATGATCGCGTTTGAAGGTATTGCGGTACGCTATCACGGAGCGGGCGTCCGTGCGCTGGATAACGTTACGTTCCGCGCGCCGGCGGGAGAGGTTACCGCGGTAACGGGCCCAAACGGCAGCGGCAAATCAACTCTCGTTCGCGCGCTGCTGCGCCGTCAGTCGCTGGAAGAGGGCCGGATTACGATCGACGGACGCGATCACGCTTCGATGTCTGCCGTTGAAATGGCGCGAGCCGTTGCGGTTGCCCCACAGCGGGAAAACCCGGCGTTCCCGATGCGTGTCGACGAGTACGTTGCACTTGCGCGGTATCCGCACCTCGGGCTCTGGCAGACTGCCGGGTTGTCCGACGCTGTCAAGGTCACTGATGCGATCGCGCGAGCCGGCCTTGAAGAATTTGCCGGACGCCGTACGGACGCACTCTCGGGCGGTGAGTGGCAACGCGTCCGGATTGCGCGTGCGCTCGCACAGGGCGGACGCGCCCTTGTGCTGGACGAGCCCACGACCTTTCTGGATCTCTCTCACGAGATGTCGTTGTTCGAGCTTCTCGATGGACTCGCCAGCGATGGAATGACGGTGCTGTTGATCAGTCACCAGTTGAACCTGGTGGCCCGCTTCGCTCGAAACGTGATTCTCCTGCACCACGGACGCGTCGTCGCCTCCGGAAGTCCCGCAGACGTGATGCAGGCACCGCTCCTCGAAAAAGTATACGAGTGGCCTCTCGTCGTATCACGCGATCCGGCGGTGGGAGCGCCATCACTGATCCCCCTTCGCCGTAAAGCGCCCGTCTCTCATTCCGCGCCCTCATCAACTCCCAACACTCTCACCTGA